In the genome of Sardina pilchardus chromosome 17, fSarPil1.1, whole genome shotgun sequence, the window TAATGAGCCAGCTATGTAATTAGCCTCAAACAGCTCTGGCGGTTTACCAGAGGAGAATTTGACCTttcatcacacacgcacacacatacacatacacacacacacaccagttgatAAGTGGTTTTCCATTCAGAGCACTGTGCTCTTATTTCTTGTTGTAAACCATAGCTGTCCCAAATTATCTTATCCAgttggacagaggaggagagaaggagagagcaagagagagagagagatgcacacaccgtcacacagcacaacacaccctGGCAGCACTGTGAGACAGATCATTCTTGCATACGAAAGGAACTGTAAAACCAGCAGAAGCCAGCCCCTTAATGACACTGAAAACCCCTATTCTCCCCGAGTCTGAGCTGGCTTGTACCACCACAGTCCAAAGCCCTAAGCCTGGGGCATCTGCAGCACAAGATATGGTGGCGAAATAGGATTAAACAAAGTCTCATTCAGGGAGACTAGGAGAGCAGCATCCCGGCAACCACCTCAGGCCTGCCGTACGGTACATGCCAAATCCGGGGTGCCAGgaagaaaaagtaaaaaaaaaaaaacatcacagcaTCATTTACGAGCTTCTTTATAACATGATGCACATGCAATAAATTAATCATCCATACAACATCCCAGACAGACGCACGATATGTATCAAAATATATCAGATTTATTATCTTTTCTTTAAAATATGACATGgctaaaatgacacacacatgggtCAGAGCAGAGTTCTGCCAGAGGGCATGGTTGGCCGGATGGGCTTGTCACAAGGCAGACCAGAAATGTGAGGATGTGTTTCAGAAATTACGTTTCACAGTGTCACAAAACGCTGTGCTCGGAAGTGCCAAATGCTATTATCATGGATTTTCTACACTGATATCAAACAAAACCCAAGATTAAaacatgctaataaagcactgATTGCAATTGTTTGTGGTAAAAGCTGATTATTCACTTTTACAATGATCAGGTGGGATATGTATTTATCTagctcatttgggcttttagaGATCATTAGTCTGATTGTGAAATACATTCACATAGAAAGTCATGGTGAATTAGATTGTCATTGTTGGTCACTGTGGTTAGGCCACtttaaggaacatttcaagggattcaggattttttttaaaaaagcatctTTCAGCTATACAAATCATGTTTTCCTATTTGAGTTAAAGGTTACTCATTCTCATAGAATGACCACCGATTGGACAATTAAGGCTTGTGTTCTTTAGTGTAGGACTAAAAGATTGTCTTAGAATATCAAGTATCAAGTCCTCTAGCGAGAGCTATTTCTGTCAGAGTGTGCCTGTGCTTTCTGATGCTACCCTCATCATATCTTACAGTGAAAAGGTAGAGTTGGATTCTTGCATTTTCCCATAAATTTAGTGTTGTTTAATACCTGACTGAATCTGAACTGGGGGTGCTTCTCtctaactgtaaacagtatacttcacaaacacaaatgaataATGGTATATTTCATTTTGTTCTGGGTGTGCTCTGTATGTCTGGTTTGCGCTGCCAGACCTCATTATGAAGTAACATAATTGCTAGAAGTAGCTGCAGTAGAAAACATTCTAAACTGTCTTTATATGCAAGATAAATATcaatagtaaataaataattggTCTGCCTTTTGGTATTTTGCAttacaaaatgtttttgctttgttttgttttgtttttttgtataaaTAGACAATATTGTATGATGTCTGTTCTGTGCTATGTTTCCGTTCCATGTCAATGTGGAGAATTGTTCAACCTCAAAACCAGAACACAATGATTAGATGGCAATAGATACCTCCGAAACTGGACTTTAAGTGCATGTTGTCTGTAAACGGCTAATAGTACCAAAGCCAAAGCCCGGGGGAGCTGGTGACAGGTGAGCCAAcaagatattaaaaaaaaaacactctgaaCTCtgcacaagacaaaacaaaacataaaaaaaatgacagcgTTCGGACTACCGCAGGAAGGCGGCGAAGTACTCCTCCAACGCTTTCTGTTTCTCCTCGCACACAAAGTTCTGCTTGCGGAGCCGGGCCGCCGTGTCCTCGGCCGCCTGGATCTTGGCCAGCGTCTCCTCCTCGCGCTGGTCCAGCTCGGTGATCTTGGCGTGGAGCGCGGCGATGCGCCCCCACAGCTGCTCCTGGTCCAGGTCCTGCCGCGAGTACGAGTGTTCGCACAGGCCGGCGTGCTCGCCATCGCCATCGACCTCGCCCTCCACCTCCGCCTCGCCCTCCGCCTGTGCTTCCGCGGCCTCGTCCTTGTCCGGTCCCCCCTcgccctctgtctctgtgtgcgctTCCGAGAAAACGACTACTCCAGGTCCCGCTTGCTCGTCCTGGTCCGCCTTCAGACACATCATTGGGCCGATCGCGACGCTCTGATCGAGTCCAGTTTGTAGCAAATCGGCCGCCCCCTGGCCAGCCGCTCCGGAAGCGGAGTCTGGGAAGGGAGCGACCGTATCGCAGGGCAACGACGCCGTCACGGGCGAGCGAACGCAGAAGGGCGCCTCCGTCTCGCTCTTCACCTGGCCGTTCGAGTTCGCCGGCAGCGCACCTGGGTGCTCGCAGACGGACACACGCACAGGTGAGGGGACGCCAGTGTTTGTGAGGTGGGGCCCGACCGGCAACTTCCCTTCCTCCTGCGGACAAAGAGTCGTCTCCAGCTTCAGGTGTCCCACGAGGAGCACGGAGAAGACTTGTCCGTCTGCCGCGCTCACTTCCGTCGTCTGGCCGGTGACGATGCTGCCGCTCTCATCGTCATCGGTGTTGCTGtggttgttgtcgttgttgttgttgttgttgttgatgtggaAGTCGTTGAGGATGAGAGGTTTCTTCTTTGGCGGGGACAAGGACCTGATGAGCTGGACGTTGGTGCTGCATACTCTTCCTTTGACCCTGGAGTTCTTCTTGTTCTGAATTCTACTGTTTTCATCCTACggaacagacacagaaacacaagcacatgacataaacagacataattaattaattaattaattaataattaattaattaataaatttCTACCATTTACCCTTATCTCAAAGCATACTGATACAGAGGGCAGATTCTTAATACTCAACTGTGAGATATTTGGAGAAAAATATACCTTGGTAAACACCTATTCCCCACCCTTATCTAATATGAATTACTTTAGAAATATCCAAAAGTTATTAGAGGACATGTCAACAGGAATAATAATATTTGGGGGAGACCTAAACCAGGTTTTTAAATCACAAGATAGTTCTAATGAAAAAAGGAGACCAAATCCATCTAAAGAGATCTTGAAGTTTATATCAACAAATGAATTAATTGATGTCTGGAGACTCATGTATCCAAGATGTAAGGACTATACATATTACTCCCATGCCCAGGACAGCTATAGCAGATTGGACTATATCTTTATATCAAAAACAGCAATAGGGGACATAATTGGATCCAAGATTCATAACATAATAATTTCAGACCATGCAGTGGTAACATGTACACTCTGCCCACCGAAAAATAAGGTGTTACATAAAATATGGAGAATGAACAGGAAACATTTAAATGATGATGAATTTGTCAACTATATTAGAAGCCATATTAAAGAATTCTTAACTACGAACTTTGAAAATCTAGACCCTGATAAGCCGCCAGTTCAGACCATATGGGATACCTTCAAGGTCTACATACGAGGCATTATCATAGGTTTTtcatcaagaaaaaaaagagaattagAGAGGCGTATGAAGGAATTAGAAACATCTATAAATGAAATGGAACTTCTACACAAGAATTCTCAAGGGAAAAAAGACTTTGAGACTCTACAGAAATTGAAATTGGATTATGACCAACACCTCTTGGATAAAGCTAATAATATCAGGCTTAACTCAAGCAGGGTAAGTTATGTATCTGCAAATAAGTCAGGTAAGCAACTTTCCTCTTTAGTGAAGAAAATGACTAGTAGAGTGGCCATAGTTCTTCAAGACCCagtaacaaaatgtaacattaGTGACAATAAACTTATCAATGAGCaatttgcttcattttacagtgaactATATACTTCTCAGTTAGCAAGTGAGAGTTGCGAACGGAAGACTTTTCTAGACTCTGTTAAATTGAATTACCTATCAGCAGAACAAAGGGGGGAGTTGAGCAAAGATTTTTCTGAAACTGAATTCAAAGAAGCACTTGATAGCTTCCCAAAAGGTAAGGCCCCAGGCATGGATGGCCTGCCCATGGAGTTTTACTCAACCTTTTGGCCCCAGATAAGAGGTTTCTTTCTAGAAATGGTAAAAGGAGCGAGATCTAAGGGGGAACTGCCTAATTCAATGAATCAGACCATTATTAATGTAATTCCTAAACCAGGCCGAGAATGTAATAAACCCTCAAATTTTAGACCCATAAGCTTGATTAATTGTGACAATAAGATAATAACAAAGGTAATAAATAATAGAATGGCCAAGGTACTACCATCAATTATTCATCATAACCAAACTGGTTTCATACCACATAGAAATTTGAAAACAAATGTTAGAACCTGCATATCTCTAATACAATGGGCTAAGAAACAAAAAGTAGATTTAACCTTAATGGCGGTCGATGCCGAGAAAGCATTTGACCGCCTTGAATGGTTATATTTATATGATGTGCTAGCTGCATTCCAATTTCCATTAGAAATTATTAATTTCATTAAAATGATTTACAAGTCACCTATTGCGTTTGTATATACCAACGGGGTCCTTTCCGATGGAGTCCAGGTAACAAGAGGGACAAGGCAAGGATGCCCACTTTCGCCAACGCTATTTGCTCTGGCCATTGAGCCAATGGCTCAGAAAATTCGTCAGTCCAAGGAGGTAAGTGGTATAGAGGTGGGTGGACAATCCTACAAGTTAAGTTTGTTTGCAGATGATCTTATGTTGTACTTGACTAAGATAGATACATCCATTActtaccttttagaaatcatagATACATTCTCTAAAATGTCAGGGTATAAAATGAATATGGAAAAAACAGAGCTTTTGCCAATAACGGAATTGTTATCTTCTAACAAAGAATTACAAAACTTTAAATGGCAAAAAGACAGAATTAAATACCTGGGATGCTATataagttcaaacaaaacaaaattataCAAGGATAATTATCTTTCTTTAATTAATGAACTGAGATTGAGTATAGATAAGTGGATGGATCTCCCATTAAATTTAATTGGTAGAATTAATTTGATTAAAATGATATGGTTACCGaagtttttattcatttttcaaaCAGTACCTGTAACACCTCCAAGAGCTTTCTTTAAAACTATAAACCAACTGTTTGGCTCGTTCATCTGGTCAAACAAGTCCAATAGAATTAGTAGAAAACTCCTACAGAACAGCAGAAAGGAGGGAGGTCTAAATTTACCAAATATGGAATTATACTTTTTCTCAGCTCAATTTTACTATATAAACTCTATTGTTAATAGATTAGATGAACCTTGGATAAACATAGAAAACCATCAACTTAAACCAGACAATCTCCTTATGGCAATGTTTTCTAAGCGTAAAACTAAAAACTGTAACTTTGTAATAAATAGTACATTGAGGGCATGGGAAAAAATTAAAACCATTACAGGAATCCGTATTAATATACCACGAGCTACATGCCTATGGAATAATCCCCATATTAAAATCCAGAATGAAAAACTAAACTGGGAGTCCTGGAAAAAAGGAGGAATAAATAAACTTTCCGATATTAtatcacaaaataaaataatgtccTTTGATCAGCTCCAAAGTAAGCATAATTTAACTAATAAGGAATTATTTAGATATTTACAACTGAAGAGCTGGGTTAATTTacattttgagtttgagtttgataCCAGTCCATCTGTTATAGAGCATATACTGATCAACCCAGGAAAAAAGTTGATAGGTAAGCTGTACGAATGCTTGATTAAGGCACAAATGGAAAATTATTCCTTGCAGAAAATCTATAATAGCTGGGATAAAGATTTCAACACTACAAACGCAAATATATATTGGAAAGAATGTTTAAATGTTACAAATAGTGCGACTACCAATGAAAATCTACGTTTaatacaatataaaatcatgacAAGAATATATTATACAaaatacagaatacagaaaTTTGATCCTTCTGCCTCTGCTCTATGTGTTAAGTGTCACAAAGAAACGGATACAATTATTCATGCTTTCTGGGAATGTGAGAAAGTAAAGAAAACATGGATTGAAATTAAAAATTGGATGGCGGATATAGGCAAAATAAACCTTAAACTAACACCACTGGAGTGGATATTACATAAAACTGACCATTTGAAATATCCTGTAGGGTGGCAGGTTATTCTCTCTTCCCTGgtttttaaaaagttaattttaaAACACTGGAAAGATTCTCAGGCCCCAACCCTGCAAGAATGGAAGGGTCTGCTTAAATATTACCTTAGCATAGAAAGGACAATGTATGaggacagaaacaaaaaaaaacagttttgtaaAGTATGGCAGGATATTTATGATTCCTTATAAAGCAATGGGTAGAGGAGATGGAATAGGACAGATATGGAtgaagatggatgtgtgtgtgtgtgtgtgtgtgtgtgtgtgtaaaagtgttagTAAAAggtgtggatgtactgtattatactgtctgtatgtattggtgtatgagtgttggtgtgtgtgtgtgtgtaaaagtgttagTAAAAggtgtggatgtactgtattatactgtctgtatgtattggtgtatgagtgttggtgtgtctaATATAAATAAGTGGCACTGGTAAGCTACATGTATGAACATGAATTATGTTGATTTAAAAAACTGTACTGATGTGCGAAAGAAAAtcccaaataaatataattataaaaaaaaaaagacataaacagacatATTTACTCTGACTCCACTGCTCAGACTAATTTGAAAATATTATATTGATGTGGATATTGTTGCTATTATCACTATTACTACTATGCTTcatgtatatatatgttttcAATTTTATTTGAAACAATAATTAACTAATGTAATACTTAACGTTGTCTTTATATACTGCAAATCGCTTTCGAAAAGAAATGTCTGCCAAGGCATGGCAAGACAAAGcagttttatttgtatagcggaTTTTATAGGCAAAGCTCCAAGTGCTTTACAATGCCAAGTACCAGTGTCAGTGCCAAGtaccataatcataaccataagcATAATGACACCCCTGTTGTTACTTCCAGCACAAATATGCAACCAGTCATCTGCAGAAATACTCTAATGGCTCGATAGTTGTGGGGTGTGTTACGGTAGGGGAGGAGACCGAGTATAGAGAACTGATGCACACAGCTTTGTAGCATGATGTGAGAAACAATTGCCTCTTGCACCCTCCTAGATACCAGGTTATACAGCCTGATAACAAACTGGACTGGAAGTTAGGGGTTGGAATTGGCAAATAAAAGTGACGATTCAATATTATTGCGATATGTGGGTCACGATACGATATTATTACGATTCTTAATATACATTGCGATACATcaagtattgcaattcgattCTGCGATAGATTGCAATTCACGTCTCCCATATTATTCAAAGGTacataacactgttcaactcactttgtcatggcatgATGCATATTAAGGTCCTTACTTGCTTTTTTTCGAAAGCTGaaatacacccacactttcGGAAAAGTGTAAAAGACGACGGAGCGCTGTGCATTGTGAAGCCTTTTATATTTTAAATTGCCTTTAGATGCACAACAAAACAACTGCCACCTTGTAGGCATAATGTTATCTGAGTAATTActgagtaaactcgactcatattaaagtaaaatagataattaaattatatcaTTAAGTATTGCTATGCTTTGAGCTAGTATCGAcataattgcatgcacaaaatactgcgatactgaacagaatcgattttttcccccaccactcaTGGAAGTGCAACATCGATGCTGTGTACAGGAAGGGACAGCACATGCTAGACTTCTTGAGAAAGCTTATGTTTAATGTGTGCAGCAGAATATTCAATATGTTTTACCAGCCTGCTGTTTTCTAGCGCAATTTTCTTGGGGCAGCAGCATCAGAGCCAATAACACCAAAAAAACTGACCTAGTTGACTAAAATAACTGATTTTGTATTTGGAAATACACCACACTGGAGCCCCTACAGTTACTTGTTGAGAGAAGAATGTCGAATTAAATAATAGTAAAGAATGAAATAACTAGCATTATGGACACTATCAGACATCCTCTACATGAGCTACTGGCAGACTacagtgtgttttctgctggAGGCTGCTTCAATATCGCTGTAATAAGGACTGTTCCAGTAACTTGgtcttttttacttttacttttattcATTGTGCTATCGGGCTGTTGTGACAAGTAAATTTCCCACTTGTGGGATTCAATATCTTAAAATAATTCCTGTCCACTGCTATAACAATTGACAGTGCCTCCTCAAAGTGCAGGGAGAGGATAGTCATATTCTAAGAGACCATGCACAGTTTACATTCAATTGTACAGACATTTGTTTCACTTATTCatgacttgtttgtgtgtatttgtgtgtatgtgtgtgctagtgtgtgctaTGCCTATGTTAATACCATGAATTGCTGCTGTAACATCATACTTTCAGTATGGGAATGAATAACATAATCTGTCTATCTGTATCCATCAATCTATTTATAATTGAGATTATAATCAGACTGTGCAATGTTATCGGTGGCCTATGCTCCAGGCAGGGAAACAGGCGTAAGTAAGTAGGCTAAGTGCAATGTGTCATTATTGGTCATTACCAATGTGACCGGAGAGACACACTTTttttgcatctgaatgaatcaaacaaacaaaacacaacattttcaaaCC includes:
- the LOC134062271 gene encoding THAP domain-containing protein 5-like, with protein sequence MPRYCAVKLCKNRGGVLSKDNKRISFYPFPLQDQARLQKWVDNMKRQEWTPSRHQYLCSEHFTEDSFDLRWGIRYLKHTAIPTIFPYICDDENSRIQNKKNSRVKGRVCSTNVQLIRSLSPPKKKPLILNDFHINNNNNNNDNNHSNTDDDESGSIVTGQTTEVSAADGQVFSVLLVGHLKLETTLCPQEEGKLPVGPHLTNTGVPSPVRVSVCEHPGALPANSNGQVKSETEAPFCVRSPVTASLPCDTVAPFPDSASGAAGQGAADLLQTGLDQSVAIGPMMCLKADQDEQAGPGVVVFSEAHTETEGEGGPDKDEAAEAQAEGEAEVEGEVDGDGEHAGLCEHSYSRQDLDQEQLWGRIAALHAKITELDQREEETLAKIQAAEDTAARLRKQNFVCEEKQKALEEYFAAFLR